In a genomic window of Akkermansia massiliensis:
- a CDS encoding DUF4328 domain-containing protein has translation MPAEPFSAGIPPLRKLGVLLFLLCLFALTLAGGTFYLLFHDLPLIQQAISETLAQTMKELQEGDRASLSLSLARAEAGSAAPFTLDGGLFYLSMAGLVVCWLMLVYRLAQNAETVKKGAMRASPLLCVLSFFLPVGNIWMPLQAMLDVNKALSFPGPSRGKGWIWLAWAVSVPGSLLIFLYTLFQPLFHFSETLRAWAEESPENVLALDRELEALLNGMVRPVIMYNGTAFLVSLASSVLMMLHFYFLQKRLANRLPS, from the coding sequence ATGCCTGCGGAACCGTTTTCAGCCGGAATTCCGCCCCTCCGGAAGCTCGGCGTCCTCTTGTTCCTCCTGTGCCTGTTTGCCCTGACGCTGGCCGGGGGCACCTTCTATCTGCTTTTCCACGATCTTCCCCTGATTCAGCAAGCCATCTCGGAAACGCTGGCTCAAACCATGAAGGAACTCCAGGAAGGGGACCGCGCCTCCCTTTCCCTCTCCCTTGCCAGGGCGGAGGCAGGCTCCGCCGCTCCGTTTACGCTGGACGGCGGCCTGTTTTACCTGTCCATGGCCGGGCTGGTGGTCTGCTGGCTGATGCTGGTTTACCGGCTGGCGCAGAATGCGGAAACGGTGAAGAAGGGAGCCATGCGCGCCTCTCCCCTGCTCTGCGTCCTTTCCTTCTTCCTCCCCGTGGGCAATATCTGGATGCCCCTTCAAGCCATGCTGGACGTCAACAAGGCCCTCTCCTTCCCCGGCCCTTCACGCGGAAAAGGCTGGATATGGCTGGCCTGGGCCGTCAGCGTGCCGGGTTCCCTGCTCATCTTCCTGTATACGCTGTTCCAGCCCCTGTTCCATTTCTCGGAGACGCTCCGGGCATGGGCGGAAGAAAGCCCGGAAAACGTGCTTGCGCTGGACCGGGAGCTGGAAGCCCTGCTGAACGGCATGGTGCGCCCCGTCATCATGTACAACGGAACGGCCTTCCTGGTGAGCCTGGCAAGTTCCGTGCTGATGATGCTCCACTTCTATTTCCTGCAAAAGAGGCTGGCCAACCGCCTGCCTTCCTGA
- a CDS encoding RHS repeat domain-containing protein yields the protein MPNGIVRELAYEEHRDLAVAISCRLGGTALVSRSQSYDALGRPVTRTQQRGTEATRTDSFSYNGRNELTGATLGTAPYGYSYDNIGNRKTARELAEELSYAANNLNQYTSIEEKAEAPFVPTYDASGNQTLIKTSTGIWTVVYNAANRAVSFTSQGGSTVVECGYDYQGRRYMKKVTVNGTVVSHERYLYRGYLQLAALDMLDNRNVLRTLLWDPLEPVATRPLALVQENALYCYGVDFNKNVTEVFAGEGAIAATYDYSPYGQVVSTGDLVQPVQWSSEMNDVELALVYYNYRYYNPADGRWINRDPIAEEGGWNLYGFIENVVINKYDGLGLKKGFTKTGDPCPKCCKGCERSQERPVIKDAGTKGIDVKASVESPMFTSKCEHNGTCNENCCYVVYTWFDCYNKTCYSQTGDTFNRKVQPLRGVGRARSALGVSVQAYKWCSCNKGKWECHNVLLLSNTLLYQVDNPNNPKEWILIIPNKK from the coding sequence ATGCCCAACGGCATCGTCCGGGAACTTGCCTATGAAGAACACCGTGACCTGGCAGTGGCCATAAGCTGCCGTCTGGGGGGAACCGCGCTGGTCTCCCGCAGCCAGAGCTACGACGCATTGGGACGCCCGGTCACCCGCACCCAGCAGCGGGGAACCGAAGCAACTCGTACTGACAGCTTCAGCTACAACGGCAGAAACGAACTCACCGGGGCTACTCTGGGAACAGCCCCCTACGGTTACAGCTACGACAACATCGGCAACCGCAAGACGGCGCGGGAACTGGCCGAGGAACTTTCCTACGCGGCCAACAACCTCAACCAGTACACAAGCATCGAAGAAAAAGCGGAGGCGCCTTTTGTGCCGACGTACGACGCCTCGGGCAACCAGACCCTCATCAAAACCTCGACGGGCATTTGGACAGTAGTCTACAACGCGGCCAACCGCGCGGTGAGCTTCACCAGCCAGGGCGGCAGTACGGTGGTGGAATGCGGCTACGACTACCAGGGACGCCGCTACATGAAGAAGGTCACCGTCAACGGAACGGTCGTCAGCCATGAACGCTACCTGTACCGTGGCTACCTGCAACTAGCGGCGTTGGACATGCTGGACAACCGGAACGTGCTTCGGACACTGCTGTGGGATCCACTGGAACCGGTGGCAACGCGTCCCCTGGCCCTGGTGCAGGAAAATGCCCTTTACTGCTATGGAGTTGACTTTAACAAGAACGTCACGGAGGTGTTCGCTGGAGAGGGAGCTATTGCGGCAACTTATGACTACTCGCCATACGGACAGGTTGTTTCCACGGGGGACCTCGTCCAGCCGGTGCAGTGGTCCAGCGAGATGAACGATGTAGAACTCGCCCTGGTCTATTACAACTATCGTTATTACAATCCCGCAGACGGCAGGTGGATCAATCGTGACCCCATCGCTGAAGAAGGCGGATGGAATTTGTACGGGTTTATAGAAAATGTTGTAATAAACAAATATGACGGTTTAGGGTTAAAAAAGGGATTCACAAAAACAGGCGATCCGTGTCCGAAATGTTGTAAAGGATGTGAAAGATCGCAGGAAAGGCCAGTTATTAAAGATGCAGGAACAAAAGGAATTGATGTTAAGGCATCAGTTGAAAGTCCTATGTTCACATCCAAATGCGAACATAATGGTACATGTAATGAAAATTGTTGCTATGTAGTTTATACTTGGTTTGATTGCTATAACAAAACATGTTATAGTCAAACAGGTGATACTTTCAATAGAAAAGTCCAACCTTTGAGAGGAGTAGGAAGAGCTCGGAGTGCATTAGGAGTAAGCGTTCAAGCCTATAAATGGTGTTCCTGTAATAAGGGAAAATGGGAATGCCATAATGTATTGTTGTTAAGTAATACATTATTATATCAAGTAGATAATCCGAATAATCCGAAAGAATGGATTCTTATAATTCCTAATAAAAAATAA
- a CDS encoding TIGR03790 family protein gives MRYGRGMFKRGLAVLFLLASWFSAACAYELLPAHVAVVYNGKSELSRRMAREYARVRGVPEGNLVSLDCPSANEISRKEYEDLIRAPLLRTAQEQRWWVPSGIASAPMMDRKIFALVLMADLPMKIRHEAPVPPPGKDINQMQTDRAAVDSELALLAVDGYERKAWVGNPYFDRKEDFVGSGLPTFLVCRLDGLTADTCLRLVTEPAEVEKKGLWGWAVVDRGGPYAQGDQWLDAVFRRVREAGIPVYLDDWPQTLPEKFPLSRDTALYCGWYTGNANGPFTDPTFRFRPGAVAMHLHSFSASDFKIPGRGWSSALLEKGADVTVGNVYEPFLGACHRFDIFADRLLDGYTVAEASWMSMPVLSWQGVVFGDPLYRPYARMKNMDVKPTEEDRYFQGWWASSVQFGDRWRDRSARLLESARKAPSSCLYEALALEYLYRKEPARAGELVFSALDGASDARTRARLLLESLLADRAQGGDKAFLLRMDSVRALMSSSAFLPALEEWHARIAPPPPPPKK, from the coding sequence ATGAGGTATGGTAGGGGCATGTTCAAGAGGGGATTAGCCGTATTGTTCCTGCTGGCGTCGTGGTTTTCCGCCGCGTGTGCCTATGAGCTGCTGCCCGCCCATGTGGCCGTGGTTTACAACGGAAAATCCGAGCTGAGCCGCCGCATGGCCAGGGAGTATGCGCGGGTGCGCGGCGTGCCGGAAGGGAACCTGGTTTCCCTGGACTGCCCCTCGGCCAACGAGATTTCCCGGAAGGAGTATGAAGACCTGATCCGTGCGCCCCTGCTGCGGACGGCGCAGGAGCAGCGGTGGTGGGTGCCGTCCGGCATTGCCTCCGCCCCCATGATGGACCGGAAGATTTTTGCGCTGGTGCTGATGGCGGACCTGCCAATGAAGATACGGCATGAAGCGCCCGTTCCCCCTCCCGGGAAGGATATCAACCAGATGCAGACGGACCGCGCCGCCGTGGATTCCGAACTGGCGCTGCTGGCGGTGGACGGTTATGAGAGGAAGGCCTGGGTAGGAAACCCCTATTTTGACAGGAAGGAGGATTTTGTGGGCTCCGGCCTGCCCACGTTCCTGGTGTGCCGCCTGGACGGTCTGACGGCGGATACCTGCCTGCGGCTGGTCACGGAACCTGCGGAGGTGGAGAAGAAGGGCCTGTGGGGGTGGGCGGTGGTGGACCGGGGCGGCCCCTACGCCCAGGGGGACCAGTGGCTGGACGCCGTGTTCCGCCGCGTGCGGGAAGCGGGAATCCCCGTTTACCTGGATGACTGGCCCCAGACTCTTCCGGAGAAATTTCCGCTGAGCCGGGACACGGCGCTTTACTGCGGCTGGTACACCGGGAATGCGAACGGTCCGTTTACGGACCCAACCTTCCGTTTCCGGCCCGGAGCGGTCGCCATGCACCTGCATTCCTTCAGCGCCTCCGATTTCAAGATTCCCGGCAGGGGGTGGAGTTCCGCCCTGCTGGAAAAGGGGGCGGACGTGACGGTGGGGAACGTGTATGAACCGTTCCTGGGCGCGTGTCACCGCTTTGACATTTTTGCGGACCGCCTGCTGGACGGCTATACCGTGGCGGAAGCCTCCTGGATGAGCATGCCCGTACTGTCCTGGCAGGGGGTGGTGTTCGGGGACCCCCTCTACCGTCCGTACGCCCGCATGAAGAACATGGACGTGAAGCCGACGGAAGAGGACCGCTATTTCCAGGGCTGGTGGGCTTCCTCTGTACAGTTCGGGGACCGCTGGCGGGACCGTTCCGCGCGCCTGCTGGAATCCGCCCGGAAGGCACCCTCCTCCTGCCTTTATGAAGCGCTGGCGCTGGAATACCTGTACCGGAAGGAGCCAGCACGGGCCGGGGAGCTGGTTTTCTCCGCCCTTGACGGCGCGTCGGACGCCCGCACCCGCGCCCGTCTTCTGCTGGAGTCCCTGCTGGCGGACCGCGCCCAGGGCGGGGACAAGGCCTTCCTGCTGCGGATGGACAGCGTCCGCGCCCTCATGTCTTCCTCCGCCTTTCTCCCGGCGCTGGAGGAGTGGCATGCAAGGATAGCTCCGCCGCCGCCCCCGCCTAAAAAATAA
- the rplS gene encoding 50S ribosomal protein L19, producing the protein MNIINKIEQEQLKADVTPFNVGDTIKVHTRVIEGGKERIQIFQGIVIAKRGSGINEAFTVRKISYGEGVERVFPLHTPRIAKIEVVNRGKVRRAKLHYLRGRIGKDAMIVKSANR; encoded by the coding sequence ATGAACATTATCAACAAAATCGAGCAAGAGCAACTCAAGGCGGATGTGACCCCATTTAACGTAGGTGATACCATCAAGGTTCACACTCGTGTTATTGAAGGCGGCAAGGAACGTATCCAGATTTTCCAGGGCATCGTGATCGCCAAGCGCGGTTCCGGCATCAATGAAGCTTTCACGGTCCGCAAGATTTCCTACGGTGAAGGCGTGGAGCGCGTGTTCCCCCTGCACACCCCCCGCATCGCCAAGATTGAAGTCGTGAACCGAGGCAAAGTCCGCCGTGCCAAGCTTCACTACCTGCGCGGCCGTATCGGCAAGGACGCCATGATCGTGAAGTCCGCCAACCGGTAA
- a CDS encoding RHS repeat domain-containing protein, producing the protein MNTPTTSSAGTPSSIPAYRKWYFGSTAKPMPRGMRASPEPDPLPFEEIHEHDEITVGPPSTSADGHSAHGYFTIPEGADGKKLYGTCSLFLGVDDWGSLEVKDSSGSVVAQVDLKKDSQTAGKQGGHKYHTGTGGAQLPSGSYIWEVNQTNIDYKPEKDNVSICNYSIDVVPTEPGGKEEPEKCPCEGDTCDNSGGTPPSPSLARSGSAVGNSTLGNYSSAGCSVSAESTATLMYWSCNFGMFRGLGGIPAGLVELRAEETVSGLESPSSLAYNHPLNSRLDVPEGGIVPGVRFDLVQGDRVIAMRCYMNGSVLPVGVDTSGGGRATLDTVEGQSCLRWIVEDGSQYLFSAETGMLLSYTTTDKQVISNASSYLDVKHAEDGSLRQIWNLWDGLLNVENVTSTGYIIALYTPGQITGTDEQGFYTVTGTPFKTFNLSLSADGHFTVTEQAPARQPYAVTWWNDGLAWNMRQGTGEDAVTTIRTRTELEPEDSVWQLVTEISKGGIVAERTCSIYQTTDVGDLLLTQVEGYQSQEAQTTQYAYDQCGRLKTETAPDGSQIHYAYDLYGRLLSRDEPWAESGRRITRYTYAYSGEADFNDEPATETVDLLPLEGHVKTLTTIAYKYTTANHVKRTEKRVTGLGVTGTRLTATEQWLAGAPDVYARGRTRMTRDLTGVQTWHDYAATTEHGALYTETLETRVNGETVPGQSTRTTTWITAEGQRVREESYALLTGGEWALTDSASYEFDTQNRWVKRTAGNGRITERELMCDGRLLWDIDENGVRMDYAYDTARQLVETTRSAVMDGETVITPETITTYTLDAAGRILSTRRDTGAMTTSESSEYDLLGRITSSTDVLGRVTTYAYSEDGLTTTQTTPSGATFVTRNAPDGTVLEESGTGQRHIIYSLDLVADGVRTFTKAVSGETETELQRSVANGAGEILRTGRPNTIGGVIYTRNTYNAKGQLTKEQTDAETAATTMAPTLWEYDDFGNKVKETWKLADPATVSNSRITTWSYGVEQAQDGVYRVVTATRNNGQGTTYGETQKTLVSSLSSTLESKTVFIGPRGNISTQWSEYGTGALRTQKSSIPTSNVTATATVIDDFTTTQTDHAGITSTQTRAYAETGIIYTNTDGRGNTITTRTDIAGRTVSVTDAAGNTASTAYDPWFDQPSAVTNALGKTTCYNYDLRGRNTAQWGTGAQPLLFGYDEADRMVSLTTFREDAGDITTDPTGRTDGDVTTWSYDEATGLLARKTYADGTHEDTAYNALNLRSTLTDARGVVTTWGYNLKKGVNTSVSYSDSTPGIQYAYNCLNQLTQVTDASGSRTITYTPYNEPDTDSITIGGASCQLQENYDAYGRSSGYTLKQGTDVLQEASQGYEANGRLAGAGIVHVGE; encoded by the coding sequence ATGAATACTCCAACTACTTCTTCTGCCGGCACCCCTTCTTCCATCCCCGCTTACCGCAAATGGTACTTTGGCTCTACGGCCAAACCCATGCCGCGTGGCATGCGCGCCTCTCCGGAGCCCGATCCGCTACCGTTCGAGGAAATCCACGAACACGATGAAATTACCGTGGGACCGCCCAGTACGTCGGCGGATGGACACAGTGCTCACGGTTACTTTACCATTCCGGAAGGAGCGGACGGTAAAAAGCTCTACGGCACCTGTTCGCTCTTCCTGGGGGTGGACGACTGGGGCAGCCTGGAAGTGAAGGACTCCAGCGGCAGCGTGGTGGCGCAGGTGGACCTGAAGAAAGACTCGCAGACGGCAGGCAAGCAGGGCGGCCATAAATACCACACGGGGACCGGCGGGGCGCAGCTGCCCTCCGGCTCCTACATTTGGGAAGTCAACCAGACCAACATCGACTACAAGCCTGAAAAAGACAACGTCTCCATCTGCAACTATAGCATCGACGTGGTGCCGACGGAGCCGGGAGGCAAGGAGGAGCCCGAGAAGTGCCCGTGCGAGGGAGACACGTGTGATAACAGCGGCGGAACGCCGCCTTCCCCGTCGCTGGCCCGGTCGGGCTCCGCGGTGGGGAATAGCACGCTGGGAAACTACTCCTCCGCAGGGTGCAGTGTGAGTGCGGAAAGCACGGCCACCCTGATGTACTGGTCCTGCAACTTCGGAATGTTCCGGGGACTGGGAGGGATTCCTGCGGGCCTTGTGGAACTGAGGGCTGAGGAAACTGTCTCCGGCCTGGAAAGCCCCTCCTCACTGGCCTACAACCATCCGTTGAACAGCCGCCTGGACGTGCCCGAAGGGGGAATTGTACCCGGAGTGCGTTTTGATCTGGTGCAGGGAGACCGGGTGATTGCCATGCGCTGCTATATGAACGGGTCCGTGCTGCCCGTTGGCGTGGACACGTCGGGCGGAGGACGGGCAACGCTGGACACGGTGGAAGGACAATCCTGCCTCCGCTGGATCGTGGAAGACGGCAGCCAATACCTCTTCTCGGCGGAAACAGGAATGCTCCTCTCCTACACCACCACCGACAAGCAGGTCATCTCCAACGCGTCATCCTACCTGGACGTCAAGCATGCCGAAGACGGCTCGCTGAGGCAAATCTGGAACCTGTGGGACGGCCTGCTCAACGTGGAAAACGTCACCTCCACGGGCTACATCATCGCGCTCTACACGCCTGGGCAAATCACCGGAACGGACGAACAGGGATTTTATACGGTCACCGGGACACCCTTTAAAACATTCAACCTTTCCCTTTCCGCGGACGGCCACTTCACCGTCACGGAACAGGCGCCGGCTAGGCAGCCCTACGCCGTCACCTGGTGGAACGACGGCCTGGCGTGGAACATGCGGCAGGGCACGGGGGAAGACGCCGTCACGACCATCCGCACGCGCACGGAGCTGGAACCGGAAGACTCGGTCTGGCAGCTGGTGACGGAAATCTCCAAAGGAGGTATCGTGGCAGAGCGCACCTGCTCCATATATCAAACGACGGACGTAGGCGATCTGCTGCTCACTCAAGTGGAAGGCTATCAAAGCCAGGAAGCCCAGACCACGCAATACGCCTACGACCAGTGCGGACGGCTCAAGACGGAAACTGCCCCGGACGGCAGCCAAATTCATTACGCGTATGACCTCTACGGACGCCTGCTCTCCCGCGACGAACCGTGGGCGGAAAGCGGCAGGCGCATCACGCGCTACACCTATGCCTATTCGGGAGAAGCCGACTTCAACGACGAACCCGCCACGGAAACGGTAGACCTGCTTCCGCTGGAAGGACACGTCAAGACGCTGACCACCATTGCCTACAAGTACACGACGGCCAATCACGTCAAAAGGACGGAAAAGCGGGTCACCGGACTGGGAGTAACGGGCACGCGCCTGACGGCCACGGAACAATGGCTGGCCGGCGCGCCCGACGTCTATGCCCGCGGACGCACCCGGATGACCCGGGACCTCACCGGCGTGCAAACCTGGCACGACTACGCGGCAACGACGGAGCACGGCGCCCTCTACACGGAAACGTTGGAAACGCGCGTCAACGGGGAAACCGTGCCGGGACAGAGCACGCGCACCACGACCTGGATCACGGCGGAAGGGCAGCGCGTCAGGGAAGAAAGCTACGCCCTGCTCACCGGCGGGGAATGGGCGCTCACGGACAGCGCCTCCTATGAATTTGACACGCAGAACAGGTGGGTGAAGCGGACGGCGGGCAATGGCCGAATAACGGAGCGCGAGCTGATGTGCGACGGGCGCCTGTTGTGGGACATTGATGAAAATGGTGTAAGAATGGACTATGCCTACGACACGGCGCGCCAACTGGTGGAAACCACGCGTTCCGCCGTAATGGACGGGGAAACCGTCATCACGCCGGAAACCATCACCACCTACACCCTGGATGCGGCGGGGCGCATCCTCTCTACGCGCCGGGATACGGGGGCCATGACGACCAGCGAAAGCTCGGAGTACGACTTGCTGGGGAGGATAACTTCCTCTACGGACGTCCTGGGACGAGTCACCACCTACGCCTACAGCGAAGACGGTCTGACGACGACGCAAACCACTCCCTCCGGAGCCACGTTCGTCACGCGCAACGCGCCGGACGGAACGGTCCTGGAAGAATCCGGCACGGGACAGCGGCATATCATCTATTCCCTCGACTTGGTTGCCGACGGCGTTCGGACCTTCACGAAAGCCGTCTCCGGGGAAACGGAAACCGAACTGCAGCGCAGCGTCGCCAACGGTGCCGGGGAAATTCTGCGCACGGGCCGGCCCAACACCATCGGGGGAGTCATTTACACGAGGAACACCTATAACGCCAAGGGACAGCTGACCAAGGAACAGACAGATGCGGAAACCGCAGCTACGACGATGGCGCCGACCCTGTGGGAATACGACGACTTCGGCAATAAGGTCAAGGAAACCTGGAAGCTTGCCGATCCGGCCACCGTGTCCAACTCGCGCATCACCACGTGGAGCTATGGCGTGGAACAGGCGCAGGACGGCGTCTACCGCGTCGTCACGGCGACTAGGAACAACGGCCAAGGGACTACCTATGGCGAAACGCAGAAGACGCTGGTTTCCTCCCTCTCGTCCACGCTGGAAAGCAAAACCGTCTTCATCGGTCCCAGAGGAAATATATCCACACAGTGGAGCGAATACGGAACAGGCGCCCTGCGGACGCAAAAAAGCAGCATCCCCACTTCCAATGTCACGGCCACCGCGACGGTCATCGACGACTTTACTACCACGCAGACGGACCACGCGGGCATTACTTCCACGCAGACCCGAGCCTATGCGGAAACCGGCATCATCTACACTAACACGGACGGACGGGGCAACACCATTACGACACGTACCGACATCGCCGGGCGCACTGTTTCCGTTACCGACGCGGCGGGCAACACGGCTTCTACCGCCTACGATCCCTGGTTTGACCAGCCTTCCGCCGTCACCAACGCCCTCGGGAAAACGACATGCTACAACTACGATCTCCGGGGCCGCAATACGGCGCAATGGGGAACGGGCGCCCAGCCCCTGCTCTTCGGCTACGACGAAGCCGACAGAATGGTCAGCCTTACCACCTTCCGGGAGGACGCGGGCGACATCACCACCGACCCCACGGGACGCACGGACGGAGACGTCACCACCTGGAGCTATGATGAAGCCACGGGGCTGTTGGCGCGTAAAACCTACGCGGACGGAACGCATGAGGACACCGCCTACAATGCCCTGAACCTCAGATCCACGCTCACAGACGCGCGCGGGGTGGTCACCACCTGGGGCTACAATCTGAAGAAAGGGGTCAACACCTCCGTCTCCTACAGCGACTCCACGCCCGGCATCCAGTACGCCTACAACTGCCTCAACCAGCTGACCCAGGTGACGGACGCCTCAGGCTCTCGCACCATCACTTACACTCCCTACAACGAACCGGACACCGATAGCATCACCATAGGAGGCGCCTCCTGCCAGCTCCAGGAAAACTACGATGCCTACGGCCGGTCCTCCGGCTATACCCTGAAACAGGGAACCGACGTCCTCCAGGAAGCAAGCCAGGGCTATGAAGCCAACGGGAGGCTTGCCGGCGCCGGAATCGTGCACGTAGGAGAATAA
- a CDS encoding discoidin domain-containing protein, which translates to MPADDSLSMDQISALFPQLENIQLVGAKGPQQIFTATLKSNFAPVMLRVVPTEEAGVFGWDPEFIVRSLTIVEQAHQGLLRVYEVGQAGPFTFIISEHSPYPRLADLETLPQISPQAALNLVRNMAEGLLTLHRKNIFHGGITPKLISLRADGGDALLLPINIYPAQPPVDMGDFASPEWVTGAEAAFTPGMDIYALGLTLYILLTRKTPMEAGFAMPSTLIKCSDAVDAVVSRAINPDTRERYRNLGDFITDLDKAIASPTGRNAAAIPPRPSSTPVPAMNMQKGQTNVYYYLIPALIVGIVLTYTCILYKKDVVRMRNDYNEQVQKENNAKADEARKANREARRHAPATPAPSAPAVAENTTPAPAVPAPAPLPHPEPVPAAPKPSAEPGKVNWSLQPGVKVRQSSNRNILGAYGPEKAVDGNTSSELSDVSISATGVAEGKTAWFGIDFGKETNRTIEKVVIYTPANLTLLGTMEEFKVILYDNDKNVLAEKTFNTTPSEKSTNVTTWKLEAPVKARALRVESTDPAHPLALTEVEAYGPEEAAETPAPAPAEE; encoded by the coding sequence ATGCCTGCCGACGATTCCCTTTCCATGGACCAGATTTCCGCCCTCTTCCCCCAGCTGGAAAACATCCAGCTTGTCGGGGCCAAAGGCCCCCAGCAAATTTTCACCGCCACCCTGAAATCCAATTTCGCTCCCGTCATGCTGCGGGTGGTTCCCACGGAGGAAGCCGGAGTCTTCGGCTGGGATCCGGAATTCATCGTCCGCTCCCTCACCATTGTGGAACAGGCGCACCAGGGCCTTCTGCGCGTTTACGAAGTGGGACAGGCAGGACCGTTCACCTTCATCATTTCCGAACACTCCCCCTATCCGCGCCTGGCGGACCTGGAAACCCTCCCCCAGATATCCCCCCAGGCGGCGCTCAACCTGGTGCGGAACATGGCGGAAGGCCTGCTGACGCTGCACCGGAAAAACATCTTTCACGGCGGCATCACGCCCAAACTGATTTCCCTGCGCGCGGACGGCGGAGACGCCCTGCTGCTGCCCATCAACATTTATCCCGCGCAGCCCCCGGTAGACATGGGGGACTTCGCCTCTCCGGAATGGGTCACCGGGGCGGAAGCCGCCTTCACGCCGGGCATGGACATTTACGCCCTGGGGCTGACGCTCTACATCCTGCTGACCCGCAAGACGCCGATGGAAGCGGGCTTCGCCATGCCCTCCACACTGATCAAGTGCAGCGACGCCGTGGACGCCGTGGTCTCCCGGGCCATCAATCCGGACACCCGCGAACGCTACCGGAACCTGGGGGACTTTATCACGGACCTGGACAAGGCCATCGCCAGCCCCACGGGAAGAAACGCGGCAGCCATTCCTCCCCGGCCGTCCTCAACGCCCGTCCCCGCCATGAATATGCAGAAAGGGCAGACCAATGTTTACTACTACCTTATCCCGGCCCTGATCGTAGGCATTGTGCTGACCTACACCTGCATCCTGTACAAGAAGGACGTCGTCAGAATGCGCAATGACTACAACGAACAGGTGCAGAAGGAAAACAACGCGAAGGCGGATGAGGCGAGAAAAGCGAACAGGGAAGCGCGCCGCCATGCTCCGGCAACGCCTGCGCCCTCTGCCCCGGCCGTCGCGGAAAACACCACTCCGGCCCCTGCGGTTCCCGCACCTGCCCCGCTCCCGCATCCGGAACCCGTGCCTGCAGCTCCCAAACCCTCCGCCGAACCCGGCAAAGTCAACTGGAGCCTTCAGCCCGGCGTCAAGGTGCGCCAGAGCTCCAACCGCAACATACTGGGCGCCTACGGTCCGGAAAAGGCCGTGGACGGCAATACCAGCTCCGAGCTTTCCGACGTTTCCATCAGCGCCACCGGCGTGGCGGAAGGAAAAACCGCCTGGTTCGGCATCGACTTCGGCAAGGAGACCAACCGCACCATAGAAAAAGTGGTTATTTACACGCCAGCCAACCTGACTCTGCTGGGCACCATGGAGGAATTCAAGGTGATTCTGTACGACAATGACAAGAACGTGCTGGCGGAAAAAACCTTCAACACCACACCCTCGGAAAAATCCACCAACGTCACCACCTGGAAGCTGGAAGCTCCGGTCAAGGCGCGCGCCCTGCGCGTGGAATCCACCGATCCGGCCCATCCGCTGGCGCTGACGGAAGTGGAGGCATACGGCCCGGAAGAAGCGGCGGAAACACCGGCCCCCGCACCTGCGGAAGAATAA